In Centroberyx gerrardi isolate f3 chromosome 14, fCenGer3.hap1.cur.20231027, whole genome shotgun sequence, the genomic stretch TCATGTTGAGAGGTgccaaaatgataaaataaaaataaaaaagcacatttcCAAAGAACCTGGGCGGCTTAAATTTATAAATACCCATTATAATTAGCTGACAGGAGACAGTAAGGCACAAGCTTTGAGTAGCAAACCAAACTGTCATTCAAAGGCAGGGACCCGAGTGTGTTGGCAGCACAAATAAAGAAAGCAGCTTAAGATTGTACCTCAACACTCAAATCAAGAGGCGTTGTAGGCAGTGAGAGATGTGAGAAGTGTTATCCCAACTTATCTTGACTGTACAGTTTACTGCCTGTAGCATTTGGGTCCCTTTAAGGGTCACATAATGAAACGGCTTGAGAATGGCCCCAATCTGTCAGGAATAAACATTGATGTCAGATCTGTCAGGGAAATTATTAAACAGTGACCAAGTTGGCAAACATACAAACTGAAAACCTCATGGAAGTTTTGAGCGTCTCAGTCAGTCAAGATGAAACAAAACCCATTGCCTCAGTCAAACTTGGCTAATTATTTTATCACAACCTTTATACAGTTTTGCAGTAGATCTAGGAAAATGAAAGTTGCTGTATTTGGTCATCTGCTAGAAACCACAGACTGTTCACATAAAATATACATTGCTTTATTCTAGTTTCTGATCTCAAAAGTAATCAGTTCCATTAAGTACCTATTGTGtttattacctccaccaagaaggttatgttttcggtgccgtttgtttgtttgtttgtctgttagcaggattacggaaaaactattggcctgattttcatgaaacttcgtggaagggtgtagcatgggtcaaggaagaacccattaaattttggagcggatccggatccgactcatgaagaagcaataatagcacaaaccttggcggaggtctgcgctctccgagtgcccttctagtttaaaATGCATCTAGCCCTGTAAACATAGATTGTTAACAGTAATTTAATGGATGAGCTGGAATATTGATATTTTACTCACATCAAACATATTTACTTGATCTAAAATATATTTCCCACCTCATGACATGACACACAATAATGAATGTATTTCATGGTGCTcaagtaaactttatttacatgCCCCAAGAAACAttctgtattaaaaaaaatcatggtaaaatacaaattcatatatttttgtcAATCTGGCAACAtcatgtttaattcataaacactacaaattaaaaaaaaagttcagtccttgattcaaaatgtaattgGCTTTCAGCTGAAGTGTGCCGTTTAGGCAAGAGCGACTTCCATagacactgtaaaaaatgagcCTTCTTACAAAATGTGACACTGTAGCTGAAGGAGAAAGTCTATCTGGGATGTGGCAACTTCAAATGAAATCCTTCCAGCAGAACGTCCCAAAGTGCTGCTCACAGCCCCATCACAGAGGGAAAGACGGCAGTACCTGttgaagagaagagagcgaCTCAGTCAGCTTGGACAGACGGCTGCGAAGGATGTTGTTTACTCCAAAAGTTGTTGTCACGTCATTAAACTTAGCCTACATCTAATGCAATGTCATTTTCGTACTTTTCGGGCTACCTTGACCATCTCCTGCGTCCGAGTCTGGGACTTTCCAGTCCAGCTTGCGGCCTTTTTCGTAGAGTCCCTTCAGAACCTTCCTCACTTCGTCGGTCCCGCCTCCGCGGCTCAGCTCCAGGTACTTCCTGTAGAGCTGCAGAGCGGTGCGTGCGTCCTCGATGCTGTCGTGGGTCTCCCCCTGGATGTTGAGGTCTGGGAACAGCAGCCGCACAGTGAAGAAAACAATCAGGAAAGCTTAGTCATGATGATTAATGAGGCAACATTCTGGCCATTCAGCGTTGTCTTGCAATGTGAACACTGGGAGGTGATGGAAATGCCAAGGATTAGCACCTGAATGCCTCAGTGCCAAAACATAATCATCTGAATTATGCATGGGGAACATTTGAGACTTACCTAAAAAGTACCAGGCAAGGAATCTCAGAGAAATCATTCTCTTGCGAGGCATATGAAACAGGTACACAGTGTCGATGACTTGGTCTTTCAGAACCTGTCAGAAAGAAATATGCTGAAGTCATCACAGCTCTAAATATATCACAAATTAAGGAGAAAACCTAGTGAGGATGTTTACTAATGCTACAGCCCCATTGATTTTACACAGCTGGGGATCGGTACATTTCCTGAACTATGATGTAACTACCATGCACTATAAAGTATACTGACTATAAACCTTACAGATAGCAGGCTATAAAATAAAGCTGACTTCTAATTATTGTGAATTAACATACCAGTAAATTAATAACCCGGAAATCCTTCTGTAAACCGTGGCCAACGAAGCGCACTCCGGTGTCAATAAGGAAGCGCAGCTTCAGGTACGTGGACTTCAGAGTGGTCAAGTGCTTAGAAGAAATCTTAGCATCCAGGTCTCCTGGTTTGATGCCAGAGTATTGTGTCAAATAGTCAACCACCTGCAGAAGCAAACATCCAGAGGCGTCAGGGATAAAAGCAGGGCATCAGCTCCTTATGAGTCAGTATGAAAAAAGCAACATACCTCTTCAGAGAGTCCAGATTTGGCCTTTCAGCTTTCATGATAATTGGTGAAAAAAATGACCTCCCTATCAAGTCACCAGAAACTAGTAGGCCTACACAAAAACTAGACTTCAAAAAAATCTCTGCAGGACTTTATTTGGGATCAGTGTACCCATTATAAAATGCGTAGGTCCTCACACACTTAAAAACCTAAAGATGATGGGGATAATGTTCCTGTGATGCTTATTGTGAGGATCGTCTAGCGATGCAACTGCAAGCAAACAGCAACATGCTGCACCTTCACTTTGCTGATTTTAAATGTCTCCAACATGAATGATGTGCTCTTCATTTAAAACTAGACCTGCAAAGAGTTTCACAGCTTCTACTTACTGGAGGCCTACCAAATATTGTGTTCTTGAATGAACTTATAAACGGCTATCTCTTTGTCCATCTTGACTCATCAAGTGCCTGTTGAATGTAAAACTGACAtcttttggttttggttttgattCAGCAAATTATCAACATTATCAAAATGCACActaaagagatggaaagagtgaAAGCAATATGATGGAAGTGGTGATCTGAACAAAATTGTCATCAATAGCATAATATTTCACTCAGTTGTACCCTGTCTCCACAATATACTacttctgtaaaaaaaaaaaaaaacatccttttGCCAAAAAGTGAATAATTGATTTTGCCTGATAATTACTTGTTCCCAGTCACTGCTCCATTCAGGTGGTAAATGAGAGGTCAACTTATATTAGTGTTGCAGTGCTTTGCAGTGCCTCACCTGCTCCTGGGTAGATATGTAGTCGTCGATGAAGGGCACCCCCTCATTGGGACCCTGACCGCGCACACAGGTGATCCTGGCTACAGACATCTGACTGGGCTTGATGGTCGACTTGGTGCCATCACTGCGCAGTTCTGCCTcttcctgcagacacacagattcACAACACAGGTAAATAAAGATCATGTTTCTCTTGGCAGAACCCAGCACATTAAAAACTCATTCACATGTCCATTTTTTGCAAGGAAAATGGGCCTGTGGAccttcagtgttttttattcatttagacagttggaaagcagagagggaaacagcAGGGGAGACACAGTCAAGAAAGTTCTGGTGGGATTCTGTCCAAAGCCAGCAGGGGAACAtgtatgtatacattttcaagTATAAATACTGTAAAATCTGTGACCAAGTGAGGTGTACTGCAATAGCATTATATGGTAGACTCACCTGGTTGAGTGTGACAAACTCGGCGTCCAGTCCCACCAAGTCACCAGCCTGAGGCATCTCGCTGACCATGAGGGGGATGAAGGTGGCGTggctcttcctctgcttccgAGCCAGCGAGGCCTCCGTCAGCAGCACACTCGCCTCTATGGGATTTTTAACTGGGACAAGAGCAAAGCATGAGTGGGTGAGTGAAGGCTCTTCTGGCCGAGAAGTAGAAACTGTTTCCAGACTCTGTCCTCAGACTTACTGCGGAGGTCGTATTTGGAGTGGTAGTTCCTCTTGGCGTAATACAGAATGGCCGGCACTTTCCAGTTCACATCAAACTGTGCAGCTTCGGtctgtgaaaaacaacattttaaaaatgacgtTACCTTTATTCTTATCAGTCTCTTTAAAATGCTGCTgcaaaaatgacatttcattaGCATAAGAGATTAAATGGGTGACCAAAAATGTACCTTGTCAATTGGCTCAATCAAGAAATCGTTGAAAAGGTACCACTGTTGGTGTGTGACGCcctgaaatgaacaaaaacacatcacttaGAACATCAGTATTCAAGCACAGAATTCATTTGGTCCAATACTATATCAACTTCAACATGACTGTTTATGTCTTACTTTAAGTCTCTCAAGCTGCATGTCTAATCTGTAAGATTCACTCACCTCTTTTCTTTGGTGATAGGTCTCTCCCACTTTAATGTGTGCCACCAGGTTTCCTCCTGTGCGAGCATCCAGTATGTGAGGCACAGTGACCACCAAGTCATAGAGGGAAGCGCCTTCAGCCTCTTCAGCAGAACTTAACTAGGTGGAGACGGTGCAGGGCGTCAGAATCTCAGAAATCTCAGATGGTTAGTAAAAAGTTGGCACCTTGCATTCAACTCCAAAACTAAATTTAAACATGAAGTCATTATTTTTGCAGACATGCAGCCTTCAGAtcttcctcactccctcacctcctctccttctggcCAGCTGCTGATCTCCAGCCCCTGGCTCTTGCTGATGGACATCTTGAGAGTGAGGGGGATCCAGACGTGTCGCAGATCCTCCGCCTTCGTGTCGAAGGTGAAGCCCTCCATGTTGCATGACTCCTCCCCGCTACGCAAGGACGAAGAGTCCAAAATTAATGTATGTCTTtccttcagtgtttcagtgtgtgaagTCGCAAGTGTTGTCGAGTCACAGTCAACTGATACAAATCGATCGAAGGTGATATTGAAAAACATCCTTACTCCAGGCACCACTCAGTCGGCATAGGTGGAGGCTCTTTGGGCTTCGGCGGTTCCATCGCCTCTTTCTGCATGGCCTTATTGAAGGCGTACTGTGAAGAGAGcagaataacaataataacatgcATGTAACTAACAGCCAACgaaccattaatgtaataaaagggTGCACTTGAAGCTTGTcatgatggaaaataaaactaaaacaatgaGCCGTTAAATCAGCCTTTCACAGCCGACTCTCACCTCTGCCTGAACCTTCCAGAATTCAGCCTCTTTAGTGCTGTTCACTTCACAGTTGATGACCAGAACGTCTGGTAGGCATCGGATGTTGCGTGTCTGCACCTATAGCGgtatacacaaaaaaaacacacactgtagactggactAAGTTCTTATTTGTTATTGAATAGAACTGTAATCAGCTGCTGTTATGGCGCTGAATGGGAGCGGTAACTCACTGTCGGCTGGTACTTCTCACAGTTTTCACACCACGCCTGAGTGCTCTGCTCCAGACAGATGCTCTTCTTCAGGATCTCCGCAAAGTCATACTCCTTTATCGTCTTATCTGACAAGTCATAAAGTGAAATTAATGTACTGCCAACCTGTACATGAGtagttcacattctgtttctgcAGACTCCAAGCCCCAGGTTATCCACAGCAGTGTGAGAGAGCTATTTGAGGAAAACTCACCATGCGAGTTCTGCTCAGGATAGTGCATGGTGAAGAGCAGGGTGAGCGAGGACCGGACAGTCTCCTTGCCACAGCGACACAGGCTGCTGTTCTCAACTtcacatccaaacagccttCCGATGACGGACTCGCCAGAGGAGCCCAGAGCGCTGCAACAAATGCGACAAAACTCAGTTGCCCTGCCAGAGCTTCCAACCAGCTAAACAATTACACCTCCCTACAGTTACTTCAGCAAAAGCATTTTGTTTCAATCCTCCTTATGTGTTTTCCATTACACGGCTCATCAAGCTTTCATGCCCAGAACACCTGCCGACTGCGAGCTAGCCAACCTGTAAGTTAAGCTTTGCTCTGAGAAAAGATTTGGCGATACACTAAATGGGCGTTGGGCATTAAATGTCTCTTTCTGCTAGCTGCTCTGACCTGCTGCTGGCTCCCCTGTAGGCCTGCGGGCCCTCCTGCTCCTGTGTCTCCTGGTGCAGCTGGGTGAGGATGAAGCGGTTCCAGCTCTGGATTAGGCGGCCTAGTCTGGCCTTCCCGGTTTGCTCGTCTGAGTCTGCCAGGATCAGGCCGAGCGCAGACGCCTCCGGGATGGTGCGGAACGCTCGCAGGAAGTTACTGGCCTAgggaagaggagacaggagaggctGTAATTAAACAGCTAGGGGAAACTGCAGGGTAGACATTATGCAGCAAGAATGTGACGCTGATTGATTTATTACGCCTCTGCATTTCCAGAGGGATTGACCCGCTGGTATTGATACCTACCTGACATGGATCTCCTCGTGACAGGTCCAACATGTGGAAGAGGAAGCCGAGCTCACAGGCCAAACAGAACTCCTTCTGGCACAAATGGTTCTGCACTAGGCAGCGGATTGGCTCCAGGAAATATAATACCTAACACACCAACAGATAAACAAGGGAGGGACAACTCTGCTTGGAAACGGCTTCTCAGAAATAATGAgttacagataaaaacaaatcgtagtaaaatgacacaaaaactTTCATAATGTCATACCTGGATCATGCAGTTACAGTAGGCATTGGGGATGTGAGGCTCCAGGCCGGCGAACAAGGTTCTGTTGTAATGTTTGAAGTCAAAGTCCTCTAGTCCCAGCTTGGAGTATTTAATTGTGACCTGATGGGTATCCAGCAGAAACACGTCCTCATCACATACTGCCGGAATCAAACCTTATTTTTGTCATgcaataacagcaataacagCAATCAATCAAGGTTATGAAATATCAACCATCATTTTATCAggcagaaatgataatgaaatatggcAAGTCAAACCTTCCTGTACTTCTTGGCCACCATGTAGAGGTGTGGCTCTTCGTCGCGGCCGATTGGTGATTCAGGAACCTGGTTGTAATTGTCATAATCAAGCTCCACCTCTTTAATCTTGTAAGGAACCTGAgaccaagaaaaaaaagagatattgGATCACTGAAATCTGTGAACTTGACACAGAACACTTCCAAAGCAAACATGTACATATTTTCCAAATTCCAGTCAAGCAATATCTTAACTCAAATACAGTGGAAATGACACAACACTATGGCTGTTGTAAAAACATGCTTTTTGTTTGCAGAAATCTATCCATGTATTTATATAGTGTTTCTCACCTATTCCACCTTACCAAATAGGAGAATATGCACAAGGCTATTGTAAAGTGGCTAAAGATCTACATTGCAGGTTTTTGACTTGCCTGGTTTCGAGGGCGCGTGCGAGGATTTGCTGCATAACCAATGAACCCAACGGTTTTCATTGTGCGCAGGATCTCCGGGTCCACAGGAGGTGCTCGCCTATAGGAAAAGAAGAGtattttcacacaaacaaactacaGTCTGTATGTAACACTTTCATGCAATGTTAGCAGGTTGAGAAATACTGGGaaacaccagccaaatgctgtaGCTGATAATCAGCCACTTAGGCAGATAATTAACCATCATTTGGTGGTCCTATTATATGCTAaaaaatctagttggctggCAAAAGTGGCTGGTGATTGGTGTTTCTAGCCACTGTGGCCAGAAGACAAAAAGGTAGTTTCCTCCCCTGCTTGTTAGCAGGTTAACTCTAAAGTTATAAATCaatgttttcactttcatttggtGTTGTCACTATCAACCATGCAGAAATTACCTAAGGACACAATAGTTGAAATCCAGTGCGTTACCTGGGACTGGGAGTAGCCAGCGCGGTGGGCCAGTCGGACAGCAGCGCCTCTGTGCTGGTCAGCGGCATGGGGATGAGAGACAGGGGCAGCAGGTCATGGCTCCAGTCCAGCTGAGGCAGCGTGTCCACCAGGCAAGGCAGGGCAAACTCCGTCTCCCGAGAGTAGTCATTGAACGAAACCTCTGGAGCGTCAGACCACAGGTGCACGCACCCCCCGGAGTCCCCGAAGGCCAAGGCTTGTTTGCTGGACGACACGTCGAAACTCATGAGCAGCTGGCCCACAGTGTTCACGTGAAAAATATCTGCGACATTGGCAAGACCGGTGGGCTCGCAGAACTGGCACTGACCTGGTAAAGCAGTAAGAGGAGGACAATTATTTCCAAACAGTCCAGACAGAGGCTATACATGCATTACAAGGTGAAACATTTCCACTGCGGTCATTACAGTATTTGAATGTGATGCTAAAATACAAATGTTATTGTTACCATAAAAATAAGAAAGTGTCACATTCAATGACCAAAAAAGTATAAAGTTGCAAAGTTGTCATTCGCCAGTTGATACCTGTCTGAGAGATGATAGCCAGGCGCGATGTGTAGGTAGGAATGAAGCGTAAGAAGAGGGGATCCACGTGCACCTGGAGCGGAGTTACCGCTCGCATCATGCGGAGGTCATACACCATGAGGAAACGGTCGCACGCCAAACCATTCAGTCCTCGACTGGAGAACCCACACGCAGCTAAAAGGTTTCCATGGACATCGAAGTCTGACAGGCTGCCGGAGAACGCGTCAAACTCATGTTCCGTCTTGAAGGAGCGCAAGTCACGAAGGGTTATCTGGTTTTAACAGAAGGTGCAACATGAGTCATAAGGTTTAATGTGAGGTGAAAACCAGCCGAACATCTTTCACAAACTGACTGGATAGCCGTCCTTACCTTTCCAGACGTGTgcccacagaagaagaaacgaTTGGATTGCCGCATGATTGCCACTCCGGGTAACTCGACTGTGAACTATCAAGTACACACAACAGGCAAGCAAAAGGTCACTCGCTTGCCATTTTAGCTTTAAGGTCATGCAAATGATACAGTCAAGTGTTCTGTCAATTGGAATTGATTTAATTTGGAAAATGTGTCATGTAGTACTGTGAAATATGCATAGTTAGATGTAGCAGTGGATAAATTTCATCCCAGTGTCTCACCTTTTGTGTCTCTTGAACAGTATTCAAGTCAACTTCAACTGCATAGTTCTGTAGTCCGCCCATGAGCAATGTGTTGTTGTCAGTCACAAGGAGACTATGCATATCAGCTCCTTCATCCATCCTGGAATACACACATcgtttttaaataataatacatttgaaaactTTTGATTTCAATTAAAGGACTAAATTATTTAAAGGCTATAGATTGATGTCAATCTAAGCACAGGAACAGAACACTGTCCCGATCAATATTTGGTGCAACTCACGGGTAATCAAACATGACAAGGCCCCCGCGAGTGTAGCATCTGAGGTTACTCTTAGACAGGAACAGCACGCCTGTTTCCAAGCTCTGAATGTGGCGGATGTCATCAGTTGCATGCACTTGAAAAGAAGAATAGCGGCCCATTGTGGGTCCGAAGAAGGAACTTGCATGACCCTAAACAAAGTTAGCAGACAGGATAATCAGTGGAATAAGACAAAAATAAGCAGCCAAATAGTCTTTCTGCATTTTCACAAAACTGGAGGGAAACAGCAAGCTTCAGAAGTAGTGTAACAATCAACACTCTATCATAATCAA encodes the following:
- the pan2 gene encoding PAN2-PAN3 deadenylation complex catalytic subunit PAN2 isoform X2 — encoded protein: MMNFEGLDPGMGEYSPTLHGTLDAGMEPSMDPRLNPSLLQGVELDPEGLAVTVPESVHLLEGMFSELHSVAAEVGIPVTATHFDLQEEILWMGNHRGHASSFFGPTMGRYSSFQVHATDDIRHIQSLETGVLFLSKSNLRCYTRGGLVMFDYPMDEGADMHSLLVTDNNTLLMGGLQNYAVEVDLNTVQETQKFTVELPGVAIMRQSNRFFFCGHTSGKITLRDLRSFKTEHEFDAFSGSLSDFDVHGNLLAACGFSSRGLNGLACDRFLMVYDLRMMRAVTPLQVHVDPLFLRFIPTYTSRLAIISQTGQCQFCEPTGLANVADIFHVNTVGQLLMSFDVSSSKQALAFGDSGGCVHLWSDAPEVSFNDYSRETEFALPCLVDTLPQLDWSHDLLPLSLIPMPLTSTEALLSDWPTALATPSPRRAPPVDPEILRTMKTVGFIGYAANPRTRPRNQVPYKIKEVELDYDNYNQVPESPIGRDEEPHLYMVAKKYRKVTIKYSKLGLEDFDFKHYNRTLFAGLEPHIPNAYCNCMIQVLYFLEPIRCLVQNHLCQKEFCLACELGFLFHMLDLSRGDPCQASNFLRAFRTIPEASALGLILADSDEQTGKARLGRLIQSWNRFILTQLHQETQEQEGPQAYRGASSSALGSSGESVIGRLFGCEVENSSLCRCGKETVRSSLTLLFTMHYPEQNSHDKTIKEYDFAEILKKSICLEQSTQAWCENCEKYQPTVQTRNIRCLPDVLVINCEVNSTKEAEFWKVQAEYAFNKAMQKEAMEPPKPKEPPPMPTEWCLDGEESCNMEGFTFDTKAEDLRHVWIPLTLKMSISKSQGLEISSWPEGEELSSAEEAEGASLYDLVVTVPHILDARTGGNLVAHIKVGETYHQRKEGVTHQQWYLFNDFLIEPIDKTEAAQFDVNWKVPAILYYAKRNYHSKYDLRIKNPIEASVLLTEASLARKQRKSHATFIPLMVSEMPQAGDLVGLDAEFVTLNQEEAELRSDGTKSTIKPSQMSVARITCVRGQGPNEGVPFIDDYISTQEQVVDYLTQYSGIKPGDLDAKISSKHLTTLKSTYLKLRFLIDTGVRFVGHGLQKDFRVINLLVLKDQVIDTVYLFHMPRKRMISLRFLAWYFLDLNIQGETHDSIEDARTALQLYRKYLELSRGGGTDEVRKVLKGLYEKGRKLDWKVPDSDAGDGQGTAVFPSVMGL
- the pan2 gene encoding PAN2-PAN3 deadenylation complex catalytic subunit PAN2 isoform X1, with translation MMNFEGLDPGMGEYSPTLHGTLDAGMEPSMDPRLNPSLLQGVELDPEGLAVTVPESVHLLEGMFSELHSVAAEVGIPVTATHFDLQEEILWMGNHRGHASSFFGPTMGRYSSFQVHATDDIRHIQSLETGVLFLSKSNLRCYTRGGLVMFDYPMDEGADMHSLLVTDNNTLLMGGLQNYAVEVDLNTVQETQKFTVELPGVAIMRQSNRFFFCGHTSGKITLRDLRSFKTEHEFDAFSGSLSDFDVHGNLLAACGFSSRGLNGLACDRFLMVYDLRMMRAVTPLQVHVDPLFLRFIPTYTSRLAIISQTGQCQFCEPTGLANVADIFHVNTVGQLLMSFDVSSSKQALAFGDSGGCVHLWSDAPEVSFNDYSRETEFALPCLVDTLPQLDWSHDLLPLSLIPMPLTSTEALLSDWPTALATPSPRRAPPVDPEILRTMKTVGFIGYAANPRTRPRNQVPYKIKEVELDYDNYNQVPESPIGRDEEPHLYMVAKKYRKVTIKYSKLGLEDFDFKHYNRTLFAGLEPHIPNAYCNCMIQVLYFLEPIRCLVQNHLCQKEFCLACELGFLFHMLDLSRGDPCQASNFLRAFRTIPEASALGLILADSDEQTGKARLGRLIQSWNRFILTQLHQETQEQEGPQAYRGASSSALGSSGESVIGRLFGCEVENSSLCRCGKETVRSSLTLLFTMHYPEQNSHDKTIKEYDFAEILKKSICLEQSTQAWCENCEKYQPTVQTRNIRCLPDVLVINCEVNSTKEAEFWKVQAEYAFNKAMQKEAMEPPKPKEPPPMPTEWCLDGEESCNMEGFTFDTKAEDLRHVWIPLTLKMSISKSQGLEISSWPEGEELSSAEEAEGASLYDLVVTVPHILDARTGGNLVAHIKVGETYHQRKEGVTHQQWYLFNDFLIEPIDKTEAAQFDVNWKVPAILYYAKRNYHSKYDLRIKNPIEASVLLTEASLARKQRKSHATFIPLMVSEMPQAGDLVGLDAEFVTLNQEEAELRSDGTKSTIKPSQMSVARITCVRGQGPNEGVPFIDDYISTQEQVVDYLTQYSGIKPGDLDAKISSKHLTTLKSTYLKLRFLIDTGVRFVGHGLQKDFRVINLLVLKDQVIDTVYLFHMPRKRMISLRFLAWYFLDLNIQGETHDSIEDARTALQLYRKYLELSRGGGTDEVRKVLKGLYEKGRKLDWKVPDSDAGDGQGSPKSTAVFPSVMGL